In Pedobacter sp. W3I1, one DNA window encodes the following:
- a CDS encoding TonB-dependent receptor, with translation MKIGFYEYIKEYIINFDYRPLVVLVMLCIFLFNQGMASGFAQTPKESNISIKIAEMSISDALSILEEKAGLSINYNRSIFSQNSKISLEAKNIPLELILKKILSGTRVTYRFADNNTILLYKLPDPVKPGRISGKILDEKGETLPGASIKVIETGKATQTASDGSYTLSVEPGTYTVEVSYISFATQRISEVNVKADKNTPLDISLKPDAKGLQEVVVTASYKKASVEGLLARQKNASEISNGISAEQISRTPDKNIGESLKRISGVSSIDNKFVIVRGIGERYNSAQLDGVTLPSTEAQTRNFSFDLIPSNLVDNVVVSKTVTPDMNTSFGGGLIQINTKDIPTENFMSFTAGTSYNDQSTGKDFLSHKRGKYDYLGFDDSRRDYPKNLVVTDRRVAPNNTLTEAEYAKKVETQSHLFTNDNFTIYRYQAAPSQNYQFSIGRMIQVDTLKQKRLGFTGSISYRNTQQINTFDQQKRGDWSASELYNNVGSSYGFNTTWSALLNIGYQSGKNRYSFRNNYTHMYDNTLVRTLGHSFDVSGNTPANRLEETDDPTFTDLLQNKLSGQHQAGKFKIEWNLARTSINRTEKDVILATQVPRLIGKEYLYFYDIVNSSEPRILPTSRHHYENAEEHYSWDVSTSVPFEVSGTRNTLKTGYFGNWKQARFNWTIASFSANFNTLPDSLRYLTIAEMQQPENIRGANGFFYNVGNGFQDIYKGKSLTQAGFVMFDTRFLEKFRLVWGVRAEYYKYDEINNGNNTNLKIFSIKPDKHWQWLPSANLTYSPTSSLNIRTAFSSSVIRPELLDNSQFWRYSPYLGAQFGNQGLYSTRINSYDLKAEWFPGLGEIISAGGFYKKFDTPTELTFSTASGNINYYLKSADFAQVYGLELELRKNFSFISTHKLFSNLTAYANLTLQRSDVKGTYLVANTDPNGPPSIEASSKQNRPMYGQSPYLVNLGLQYNASRFGFNIMYNKSGYKTYIVSELPADIEYEKPRAQIDAQISGRLLKNRLEIKINAGNILNRASVFYRNTASYEVNPDYVGGDADRSNRTRLKEGYSNKYDDGDLISFSQKFGRTYSTSITYNF, from the coding sequence ATGAAAATAGGATTTTATGAATATATAAAAGAATATATTATCAATTTCGATTACAGGCCATTGGTAGTCCTGGTAATGTTATGTATCTTTTTATTTAACCAAGGCATGGCAAGCGGCTTTGCCCAAACACCAAAAGAAAGCAATATAAGCATCAAAATAGCCGAAATGAGCATCTCGGATGCGCTAAGTATTTTAGAAGAAAAAGCAGGCTTGTCGATTAATTACAACAGGTCGATTTTTAGCCAGAACAGCAAAATAAGCCTCGAGGCAAAAAACATACCACTTGAACTGATCCTCAAAAAAATACTTTCAGGAACCAGGGTAACCTACAGGTTTGCTGATAACAATACCATATTGCTTTACAAACTTCCAGATCCGGTAAAACCCGGACGCATATCAGGCAAAATATTAGACGAAAAAGGTGAAACCCTCCCTGGTGCTTCCATTAAAGTTATCGAAACGGGTAAAGCCACACAAACTGCCAGCGATGGAAGTTACACTTTAAGCGTTGAACCAGGCACTTATACTGTAGAGGTTAGTTATATTTCTTTTGCTACCCAGCGCATTAGCGAGGTAAACGTAAAGGCTGATAAAAATACACCATTAGACATTTCGTTAAAACCTGATGCAAAAGGCCTTCAGGAAGTGGTGGTAACAGCCAGTTACAAAAAAGCATCAGTTGAGGGTTTACTGGCCCGCCAGAAAAATGCCTCCGAAATCAGCAATGGGATCAGTGCAGAACAAATTAGCAGAACACCCGATAAAAACATCGGTGAAAGTTTGAAACGCATTAGTGGCGTAAGTTCTATAGACAATAAGTTTGTAATTGTAAGGGGAATTGGCGAGCGTTATAATTCAGCACAGCTTGACGGCGTTACGCTGCCGAGTACAGAAGCGCAGACACGCAATTTTTCCTTTGATCTTATCCCATCTAACCTCGTTGATAATGTAGTGGTAAGTAAAACGGTTACGCCTGATATGAATACTAGTTTTGGGGGTGGCTTGATCCAGATTAACACTAAAGACATCCCAACAGAAAATTTTATGAGTTTTACTGCAGGAACATCGTACAACGACCAAAGTACTGGTAAGGATTTTTTAAGTCATAAAAGAGGTAAATATGACTATCTGGGTTTTGATGATAGCCGAAGGGATTATCCTAAAAACCTTGTTGTAACTGATAGAAGAGTCGCACCCAACAATACTTTAACAGAAGCGGAATATGCAAAAAAGGTAGAAACGCAGAGCCATTTATTTACCAACGATAATTTTACAATATACCGTTACCAAGCTGCACCCTCTCAAAACTATCAATTCAGTATCGGAAGAATGATTCAGGTTGATACCTTAAAACAAAAGAGACTTGGTTTTACAGGATCAATAAGTTACCGGAACACACAACAGATCAACACATTTGATCAACAGAAAAGAGGAGACTGGTCTGCTTCCGAATTATATAACAATGTCGGTTCGAGTTATGGTTTTAACACAACCTGGTCTGCGCTGTTAAACATTGGCTACCAATCGGGCAAAAACAGGTATAGTTTCCGCAACAATTACACACACATGTACGACAATACGTTGGTGAGAACACTTGGACACAGTTTTGATGTTTCAGGCAATACACCTGCCAACCGTTTGGAAGAAACAGATGATCCAACATTTACAGATCTGTTGCAGAACAAACTAAGCGGACAGCACCAGGCAGGTAAATTTAAAATAGAATGGAATCTTGCCAGAACATCGATCAATCGTACCGAAAAAGATGTGATACTGGCCACCCAGGTGCCAAGGCTTATTGGTAAGGAATACCTGTATTTTTATGATATTGTAAACAGTAGTGAGCCCCGTATCCTACCGACCTCCCGTCACCATTATGAAAATGCCGAAGAGCATTATTCGTGGGATGTGTCTACATCTGTTCCCTTTGAAGTATCAGGAACAAGAAACACGTTAAAAACAGGATATTTCGGAAACTGGAAACAAGCACGATTTAACTGGACTATCGCTTCCTTTTCGGCCAACTTTAATACCCTGCCAGATAGCCTGCGCTATTTAACAATAGCAGAGATGCAACAGCCCGAAAACATTCGCGGTGCCAATGGTTTCTTCTATAATGTGGGTAATGGTTTCCAGGATATATACAAGGGCAAAAGCCTTACACAGGCTGGTTTTGTGATGTTTGACACCAGGTTTCTGGAGAAATTCAGATTGGTTTGGGGTGTACGTGCAGAATATTATAAATATGATGAAATAAACAACGGGAACAACACCAACCTCAAAATATTCAGTATCAAACCAGATAAACACTGGCAATGGCTTCCATCTGCAAATTTAACTTACAGTCCTACAAGTAGCCTCAATATCCGGACCGCCTTTTCGAGCAGCGTAATCCGACCTGAACTATTAGACAATAGTCAGTTTTGGAGATATAGCCCGTATCTTGGTGCCCAATTTGGCAACCAGGGCTTATACAGCACCAGGATTAATAGTTACGACCTGAAAGCAGAGTGGTTTCCCGGACTTGGTGAAATCATTTCTGCAGGAGGCTTTTACAAGAAATTCGACACACCTACCGAACTTACCTTTAGTACCGCCTCAGGCAACATCAACTACTACTTAAAAAGTGCCGATTTTGCACAAGTTTATGGGCTAGAGCTTGAACTACGGAAAAATTTCAGCTTTATTTCTACACATAAACTGTTTAGCAACCTAACGGCATACGCCAATTTAACCCTTCAACGATCGGATGTGAAAGGAACATACCTGGTGGCCAATACAGATCCAAATGGTCCTCCAAGCATAGAGGCTTCAAGCAAACAGAACCGCCCTATGTACGGACAGTCGCCCTATCTGGTTAACCTGGGCTTACAATATAATGCAAGCCGTTTTGGCTTCAACATAATGTACAACAAATCGGGCTATAAAACATATATCGTAAGTGAACTGCCCGCTGATATTGAATACGAAAAACCCAGGGCACAGATAGATGCTCAGATTAGTGGACGTTTATTAAAAAACAGGCTTGAGATAAAGATCAATGCCGGAAATATTTTGAACAGGGCGTCGGTTTTTTATCGGAATACTGCCAGCTATGAGGTAAATCCGGATTACGTTGGTGGCGATGCCGACCGTAGCAACAGGACAAGGTTAAAAGAAGGATATAGTAACAAATATGATGATGGCGACCTGATCAGCTTTAGCCAGAAATTTGGCCGAACCTACAGTACCTCTATTACCTATAACTTTTAA
- a CDS encoding IS4 family transposase, whose product MHREFTDLGDHRLLLRGNKILNDLFSRSVHSIRQLTDDDASAKGFYRFLLNERISEDELLSNLIGNCKAACSGRYVICFQDTTEINLSSHGNRINKTSGLGTTNANKVKGLGFFIHPSLVVDAENCIPYGYSDIKIWNRPLEFSSKFERQYQSLPIEEKESYKWIEASNNTKSALSDVVKGMLIVQDREGDIYEQFALIPDGHTDLLVRARSNRTLGDKTKLFDCLSAYESAGYYELPVAAKGKRKKRTAKIEVRYRDIEIKSTKGTSKGLPTTVPLFMVEAKEVGYAGEDSICWRLLTTLPVESIEMAKACIEWYSWRWTIEEVFKILKKEGYNIEASELEYASSVKKLSILIMEVVIKLFLMRLSYAEPEIELSADSCFTAQEQEFLDHRIIRLEGKTQKQKNPYQAKDLKRYVWAIARLGGWKGYESNRHPGITTLWIGIKYFKASMQGWDIHRDVSTR is encoded by the coding sequence ATGCATCGAGAATTTACAGATTTAGGGGATCACCGTTTACTTTTAAGAGGGAATAAGATTTTAAATGACCTTTTTAGCCGGAGTGTTCATTCGATACGGCAACTTACAGATGATGATGCATCCGCAAAAGGCTTCTACCGTTTTCTCCTGAATGAACGGATAAGCGAGGATGAACTCTTGTCCAACCTTATTGGGAACTGTAAAGCAGCATGTTCAGGCAGATATGTTATCTGCTTTCAGGACACTACCGAGATTAACCTTAGTAGTCACGGGAATAGGATAAATAAAACCAGTGGCCTAGGCACCACCAATGCAAACAAAGTTAAGGGGCTTGGCTTTTTTATACATCCAAGCCTGGTTGTTGATGCAGAGAACTGCATTCCCTATGGTTACTCTGACATTAAGATATGGAACCGACCGCTGGAGTTTAGCTCAAAATTTGAGCGTCAGTACCAATCGCTGCCTATAGAAGAGAAAGAATCCTATAAATGGATCGAGGCTTCGAACAATACCAAATCTGCATTAAGCGATGTTGTAAAGGGTATGCTGATCGTTCAGGACAGAGAGGGCGATATATATGAACAGTTTGCGCTCATTCCAGATGGGCACACCGATCTATTGGTCCGGGCAAGATCCAACAGAACGCTGGGCGATAAGACCAAGCTTTTCGATTGCCTTTCCGCCTATGAGTCAGCAGGATACTACGAACTTCCTGTAGCCGCCAAGGGGAAACGGAAAAAGCGGACTGCTAAAATAGAGGTCAGGTATAGAGATATCGAAATAAAAAGCACAAAGGGTACCAGCAAGGGGTTGCCCACTACAGTACCCCTGTTTATGGTAGAGGCAAAAGAGGTTGGCTACGCAGGAGAGGACAGTATCTGCTGGAGGTTGCTGACTACCCTTCCTGTAGAAAGTATCGAAATGGCAAAGGCCTGTATAGAATGGTACAGCTGGCGATGGACTATAGAGGAAGTATTCAAGATACTTAAGAAAGAGGGATACAACATAGAAGCATCGGAACTTGAATACGCCTCTTCGGTTAAAAAACTTTCTATACTGATCATGGAAGTGGTGATCAAACTGTTTCTTATGAGACTCTCCTATGCAGAGCCTGAGATAGAGCTGTCAGCAGATTCCTGTTTTACGGCCCAGGAGCAGGAGTTTCTTGATCATCGGATAATCCGTCTTGAAGGGAAAACCCAAAAGCAGAAAAACCCATATCAGGCAAAAGACCTAAAGAGGTATGTATGGGCAATAGCCAGACTTGGGGGATGGAAAGGCTACGAAAGTAACAGGCACCCAGGAATTACTACCCTTTGGATAGGCATCAAGTATTTTAAAGCATCAATGCAGGGTTGGGATATCCACAGAGATGTGTCCACACGATAG
- a CDS encoding RNA polymerase sigma-70 factor, translating into MEQLEDFKNAKLLNAVKTGNSAAFNEIYHQYHKKIYGYAYHFTRDKEDAEELTQDVFVRLWENRSKIDPQKNFDAFLYTLIRNNFLSTLRKKAREKAYSSENLKHEQSFNAIEDELDAKETKQIVQKAIESLSPQVKKIYLMSRNDHHTHEEISELMGISKNTVNNHLKKSLGIMRKYFSTYSPETILSFAIVFFC; encoded by the coding sequence ATGGAACAGTTGGAAGATTTTAAAAACGCAAAACTCCTGAATGCAGTAAAAACTGGCAATTCAGCTGCTTTTAATGAAATTTACCATCAGTACCACAAAAAAATATATGGTTATGCCTACCATTTTACAAGAGACAAAGAAGACGCTGAAGAGCTAACACAAGATGTTTTTGTGAGGCTTTGGGAAAACAGATCGAAGATCGACCCACAAAAGAATTTTGATGCCTTTCTTTATACCCTTATCCGCAATAATTTCCTCTCTACACTCCGTAAAAAAGCCAGAGAAAAAGCCTATAGCAGCGAAAACCTTAAGCATGAGCAATCTTTTAATGCCATTGAAGATGAACTTGATGCCAAAGAAACTAAACAGATTGTACAGAAAGCGATAGAAAGTCTTTCTCCGCAGGTAAAAAAAATATATCTGATGAGTAGGAATGACCACCATACACATGAGGAGATATCGGAGTTGATGGGCATCTCCAAAAACACGGTAAACAATCACCTCAAAAAATCACTGGGTATAATGCGAAAATATTTCAGCACTTATTCTCCTGAAACGATATTATCTTTTGCAATAGTATTTTTTTGTTAA
- a CDS encoding TetR family transcriptional regulator produces MGRKSLKETRRLEIIKVFYQVAKKEGYENTSIAKIAKVMDINPSLIIHYFETKEGLTYELIDHILDRYLLIYTIKNKGKAKLEDLQGTIEMLFSKKWNLLFDDGLFYTFYALAFREKKIKLKYKHILDALRNGLALMIEQCNEQDITNVENPQVTADFIFVLVDGAYFYLSMESDKKAYLDRLAYYKQKAYDALSISPLKTASAPAC; encoded by the coding sequence ATGGGACGCAAAAGCCTAAAAGAGACAAGACGACTCGAAATTATTAAGGTATTTTACCAGGTAGCCAAGAAAGAGGGTTACGAAAATACCTCTATTGCCAAGATTGCTAAGGTGATGGATATTAACCCAAGCCTTATTATTCATTATTTTGAAACCAAAGAAGGACTTACTTATGAACTGATCGATCATATACTCGATCGGTATTTATTGATTTATACGATAAAGAACAAAGGGAAAGCAAAACTAGAAGATTTGCAAGGCACTATTGAAATGCTGTTTTCTAAAAAATGGAACCTGCTTTTTGATGACGGACTGTTTTATACCTTTTATGCTTTGGCATTCAGGGAGAAAAAGATCAAGTTGAAATATAAACATATTTTAGATGCCCTTCGCAATGGTCTGGCGCTAATGATTGAACAGTGCAACGAACAGGATATCACAAACGTGGAGAACCCTCAGGTTACGGCTGATTTTATTTTCGTACTGGTAGATGGGGCTTATTTTTATCTTTCAATGGAAAGCGATAAGAAAGCTTATTTAGATCGTTTGGCCTATTACAAACAAAAGGCATATGATGCCCTTTCCATATCACCGCTTAAGACTGCTTCTGCTCCCGCTTGCTAA
- a CDS encoding TonB-dependent receptor: MKKKLLWMFTLLILSASGFAQGIAIKGVVSDAKTEETLPAVNITVKGTNLHIATNSSGVYTLSSVKPDAILIFSYIGYKQQEIAVNGRTKIDVSLSPDFANLDEVMVVGFGTKKKINVAGAIDQISGKQLESRPVTNVLQGLQGISPGLNITYAGGAPGSVPNINIRGYTSINGGSPLIVIDGIPATSNDDMLRLTPSDITSFTVLRDAASAAIYGARAAFGVILITTKQGVAGNNVISYNTFQSWAKPTLLPKPVTDPYIFSRVLETSTDNTPWDYVNYSDEYYRWAKERSDNPSIADTRLNPTDPTKWAYMGSNDWYNYFFNNSSLSKSHTLTFSGGATINEKPLTYYLSADYSRDNGLNKLTADYWDRYGLRSKVGFSPLSWLKVDNNLNIYETKRALPNGNITDLYYLMPTDVAKNPDGTWANTAAGKLAAKLVDGGNNLQNMFGFQNITSATALFLKGDLQVNADASFKRELWKTHNDSKKYKIGYGPNDIREEGGNGSVTENNGYLYNNAFNIYSTYKKTLGDHFFSAMMGFNSEDYRYSTVNASKDILISSSLPYLSLTSGTATASAGYSAYATNSAFSRLNYTYKNRYILEATGRYDGSSRFPINRRWGFFPSASVAWIVSGEDFFKSLSPTISTFKLRTSYGDLGNQNVGDFGYIQSLVPGTSGYLIGGNGQNQVINGAPGLNVDPQTYTWERVSTLNIGTDIGLLSDKLSFTFDYYIRDTKGMLTAGQELPGVLGTGVPRQNSADLRTKGWELSVTYRDRFDLGSKPFSFDAKIFLADSKAKITRFKNDQNLFSNYREGQVLGEIWGLQNDGVFRSKAEIAALDESALIPWGALSIVEGWPKYVDLDGNKKIERGLSSNDPKDLKIIGNSSDRYTIGANLNMDWGGFDLSVFLQGVLKRDFYPHHYLFWGPYQQPYANVYPWNLDFYRGAADSPEQRAKHSASYIAAGLADANIDSQYPVLQSWLADANYGSGLDIPQTKYLLNGAYLRIKNVSLGYTLPVQWTKKFHVNRLRVFVTGENLYEFSSIKKFIDPEAVNQGPSAWAYPYQRRYAFGLNLDF, encoded by the coding sequence ATGAAAAAAAAGCTACTCTGGATGTTCACGCTGTTGATCCTATCCGCTAGTGGCTTTGCTCAGGGGATCGCCATCAAAGGTGTGGTCTCAGACGCAAAGACGGAGGAAACGCTCCCTGCCGTAAACATTACGGTAAAAGGAACAAATTTACACATTGCAACCAACAGCAGCGGTGTTTACACCTTAAGCAGTGTAAAACCTGATGCCATCCTTATTTTTTCCTACATCGGCTACAAGCAACAGGAAATTGCCGTTAATGGCAGAACAAAAATTGATGTTTCCCTATCTCCTGACTTTGCCAACCTCGATGAGGTAATGGTGGTTGGATTTGGGACCAAGAAAAAAATCAATGTTGCCGGTGCAATTGATCAGATCTCAGGCAAGCAGCTCGAATCGAGACCGGTAACCAACGTATTGCAAGGTTTGCAGGGCATTAGCCCCGGGCTAAACATCACTTATGCAGGTGGTGCGCCGGGTAGTGTACCCAACATCAATATCAGGGGCTATACATCCATCAACGGAGGCTCACCGTTAATTGTTATTGATGGTATCCCCGCAACGAGTAATGATGACATGTTGCGTTTAACACCGTCTGACATTACCTCTTTCACTGTATTGCGCGATGCGGCATCTGCAGCTATTTATGGTGCACGTGCAGCCTTTGGTGTAATCCTGATTACCACTAAACAAGGTGTGGCAGGCAATAATGTAATTAGTTACAATACCTTCCAATCATGGGCGAAACCAACTTTACTGCCTAAACCAGTAACAGATCCATATATTTTCTCGAGGGTTTTAGAAACCTCTACTGATAATACCCCATGGGATTATGTGAATTATTCTGATGAGTATTATCGATGGGCAAAAGAAAGATCAGATAATCCATCCATAGCCGATACCCGGTTAAACCCAACCGATCCTACCAAATGGGCCTATATGGGCAGCAACGATTGGTATAATTATTTTTTTAATAACTCAAGTTTATCCAAAAGCCATACCCTTACCTTCTCGGGAGGAGCTACCATAAACGAAAAACCTTTAACCTATTATCTTTCTGCAGATTACTCAAGAGATAATGGCTTAAATAAACTTACCGCCGATTATTGGGACCGTTATGGATTAAGGTCAAAAGTGGGCTTTTCTCCACTCTCATGGCTTAAAGTTGATAATAACCTGAATATTTATGAAACCAAACGGGCACTTCCCAACGGAAATATTACCGATTTGTATTACCTCATGCCTACCGATGTGGCTAAAAACCCTGATGGTACCTGGGCAAATACCGCTGCTGGTAAACTGGCTGCAAAACTTGTTGATGGCGGAAACAATCTTCAGAATATGTTTGGTTTCCAGAATATTACCAGTGCAACAGCTTTATTTTTAAAAGGCGATCTTCAGGTTAATGCTGATGCATCCTTTAAACGCGAGCTTTGGAAAACACATAACGATAGCAAAAAATACAAAATTGGCTATGGTCCAAATGATATCCGCGAAGAAGGCGGAAACGGTTCTGTAACTGAAAACAATGGTTACTTATACAACAATGCCTTTAACATATATAGCACTTACAAAAAGACATTAGGCGATCATTTCTTCAGTGCAATGATGGGTTTTAATAGCGAAGATTATCGCTATTCTACTGTAAACGCGAGTAAAGATATCCTTATCTCCTCTTCTCTGCCGTACCTATCGCTTACCAGCGGCACTGCTACAGCCAGTGCGGGCTATTCGGCTTATGCCACCAATAGTGCATTTTCGAGATTAAACTACACGTACAAAAACAGGTACATCCTGGAAGCCACAGGAAGGTATGACGGTTCATCGCGCTTTCCAATCAACAGACGCTGGGGGTTTTTCCCTTCGGCATCGGTCGCATGGATAGTGAGTGGTGAAGATTTCTTCAAATCACTGTCACCTACAATATCTACTTTTAAACTCCGTACTTCTTATGGCGACCTTGGGAATCAGAATGTGGGTGATTTTGGTTATATCCAATCTCTTGTACCCGGCACTTCAGGTTATTTAATTGGCGGCAATGGCCAGAATCAGGTGATTAACGGTGCTCCGGGACTAAATGTTGATCCCCAAACTTATACATGGGAAAGGGTATCAACCTTAAACATCGGTACTGATATCGGACTATTGAGCGATAAACTCTCCTTCACTTTCGATTATTATATCCGCGATACCAAAGGCATGCTTACTGCAGGACAGGAATTGCCAGGTGTGTTAGGCACCGGTGTACCACGTCAGAATTCAGCCGATCTGCGCACCAAGGGATGGGAGCTTTCGGTAACCTATAGAGACAGGTTTGATCTCGGCTCCAAACCTTTCAGTTTTGATGCTAAAATATTCCTTGCCGATTCTAAAGCCAAAATTACCAGGTTCAAAAATGACCAGAACCTATTTTCAAATTACCGCGAAGGACAGGTGCTTGGAGAGATCTGGGGATTACAGAATGATGGCGTTTTCCGCAGCAAAGCAGAGATTGCCGCTTTGGATGAATCTGCACTTATTCCATGGGGTGCCCTTTCTATTGTTGAAGGATGGCCAAAATATGTAGACTTAGATGGAAATAAAAAAATTGAAAGAGGTCTGAGTTCGAATGATCCTAAAGATCTAAAAATTATTGGAAACAGTTCTGACCGTTATACCATTGGCGCAAACCTGAATATGGATTGGGGTGGTTTCGATCTTTCAGTGTTTTTACAAGGTGTACTAAAAAGAGACTTTTATCCTCACCACTATCTTTTCTGGGGGCCTTATCAACAACCATATGCTAACGTTTATCCCTGGAACCTTGATTTTTACCGTGGAGCAGCCGATTCGCCAGAACAAAGGGCAAAACACTCTGCTTCCTATATCGCTGCCGGACTTGCCGATGCCAATATCGATTCGCAATATCCGGTATTACAATCGTGGCTTGCTGATGCCAATTATGGATCGGGTTTAGATATTCCCCAAACTAAATACTTGCTAAATGGTGCTTATCTGAGGATCAAAAATGTATCGCTTGGTTATACGCTACCGGTTCAATGGACCAAAAAGTTTCATGTAAACCGTCTTCGTGTATTTGTTACCGGCGAAAACCTGTATGAGTTTTCTTCAATCAAGAAATTTATTGATCCGGAAGCGGTTAACCAGGGGCCAAGTGCCTGGGCATATCCTTACCAACGCAGATATGCTTTCGGTTTAAACCTCGATTTTTAA
- a CDS encoding Crp/Fnr family transcriptional regulator has product MEIEQYQFGQDFIGFVNNLCALEEDAAAMLSQHLESLRFKKGEVILIEGSTCKHLYYINSGLVKIGFESKDRTFIMRFFAEGEMFTVLDSYLSQKPSTYEVVALEDTVITRISRTEMDKLRTRFHRMETFFGKLVAMASVNMMDRIGEILEEQASARYENFLKENPGLLQRVSLRDLASYLGITQVSLSRIRAGI; this is encoded by the coding sequence ATGGAGATAGAACAGTACCAATTCGGCCAAGATTTTATTGGCTTTGTGAACAATCTTTGTGCATTGGAAGAAGATGCAGCCGCAATGCTTTCCCAGCACTTAGAATCCCTTCGTTTTAAAAAAGGAGAGGTCATATTGATAGAGGGAAGCACGTGCAAGCACCTATATTATATCAACAGCGGACTGGTTAAAATAGGTTTTGAAAGTAAGGACCGTACTTTTATTATGCGTTTCTTTGCCGAAGGTGAGATGTTTACAGTTCTGGATAGCTACCTCTCGCAGAAACCATCCACCTATGAAGTTGTGGCTTTGGAGGATACAGTAATTACGCGTATATCACGAACAGAAATGGATAAACTCCGTACCCGTTTTCACCGCATGGAAACTTTTTTTGGGAAACTGGTTGCTATGGCTTCGGTTAACATGATGGACAGGATCGGTGAAATATTGGAAGAACAGGCCTCAGCACGGTACGAAAATTTTTTAAAGGAGAATCCAGGCCTCCTACAGAGGGTGAGCCTCCGCGATCTGGCCAGTTACCTGGGTATTACCCAGGTTTCTTTAAGCAGGATTAGAGCGGGAATATAA
- a CDS encoding FecR family protein has product MKENIKILFEQYFAGKTNLEQEKILMEYLADPANADSEFHGVMERAWAKQTSETDYSLNAVQGLAEIWDKVEERQPKSRSFFPLLKYAATIVVIISASIGWYAYKKAQQPVQTAIAFLSKTTQKGEKVKLILPDSSIVYLGAGSKLIWPSHFVKGGLRKIRLDGEAFFEVKRDTTSPFIVYSGQMQTQVLGTSFNIYAYPKDGTFSVAVQTGKVKVSENSQGKLKELSLLTPGMKIFYHLKERNYTVHTERVTEVNAWIKNSFAFKDVTLPNMLKSLERYYNVHIELKSNKLNQCRFNATFSNKSITNVMEELHVMSGKHLKYKIDTGTKTITVWGEGCQ; this is encoded by the coding sequence GTGAAAGAAAACATTAAAATACTATTTGAACAGTACTTTGCAGGTAAAACCAATCTGGAGCAAGAAAAAATCCTGATGGAGTATCTGGCCGATCCAGCGAACGCCGATAGTGAATTTCATGGCGTAATGGAAAGGGCCTGGGCAAAACAAACAAGTGAAACCGATTACTCTTTAAATGCTGTCCAGGGACTGGCAGAGATATGGGATAAAGTTGAGGAACGCCAACCAAAAAGCCGATCATTTTTCCCACTATTAAAATATGCCGCAACAATTGTGGTAATCATTTCTGCATCAATTGGCTGGTATGCATATAAGAAAGCACAACAACCTGTACAAACAGCCATTGCTTTTTTAAGTAAAACCACACAAAAAGGTGAAAAAGTAAAGTTGATTTTGCCCGATAGTTCTATTGTATACCTCGGTGCCGGAAGTAAACTTATCTGGCCATCACACTTTGTGAAGGGCGGTTTAAGAAAAATACGGCTTGATGGAGAAGCTTTTTTTGAAGTAAAACGCGATACCACAAGTCCTTTTATTGTATATAGCGGGCAGATGCAGACACAGGTTTTAGGTACTTCTTTCAATATCTATGCTTATCCAAAAGATGGCACCTTCAGCGTTGCCGTGCAAACTGGTAAGGTAAAGGTATCAGAGAACAGCCAGGGCAAACTAAAAGAGCTTTCACTGCTTACTCCTGGCATGAAAATATTTTATCACTTAAAGGAACGTAATTATACGGTACATACTGAACGGGTAACTGAAGTAAATGCCTGGATCAAAAATAGCTTTGCTTTTAAAGATGTGACGCTACCAAATATGCTCAAATCATTGGAGAGATATTACAATGTGCACATTGAGCTAAAGAGTAATAAACTTAATCAATGCAGGTTTAATGCCACCTTTTCAAACAAAAGCATCACCAATGTAATGGAAGAGCTCCATGTGATGAGCGGGAAACACCTGAAATACAAAATAGATACAGGCACTAAAACAATTACCGTATGGGGGGAGGGCTGCCAATGA